Within the uncultured Draconibacterium sp. genome, the region AAGTGGATAAGGACTGGAGTTTTAAACCGCTTGCCAATGTTGGCGACGAAGTGGAAGCCGGATCGTGGTTGGGAGAAGTTAAGGAAAACTGGATAGCGCATAAAATTATGGTCCCTTTCACGTTTGAAGGTGATTTTAAGGTAAAAGAAATAGTAGCTACAGGAGATTATAAAATTGAAGATACAATTGCTGTTCTGGAAGACGAAGACGGCAACGAACACAAGATTTCAATGATCCAGAAATGGCCGGTTAAAGTCCCGATTAAGACTTACAAAAATAAACCACGCCCGGCAAAATTCCTTGAGACAGGGATTCGTGTTATTGACAGCTTCACGCCCATAGTTGAAGGAGGAACAGGTTTCATTCCCGGCCCTTTCGGAACAGGAAAAACCGTTTTGCAACACGCCCTCTCTAAACAAGCCGACGCCGATATGATCGTTGTTGCCGCCTGTGGCGAGCGTGCCAACGAAGTGGTCGAAATATTTGCCGAATTCCCGGAACTGGACGACCCGCGCACCGGACGCAAACTTATGGAACGTACAACTATTATTGCCAACACATCGAACATGCCCGTGGCAGCCCGCGAAGCATCGGTTTACACCGCCATGACAATTGCAGAGTATTACCGATCGATGGGACTTAAAATATTACTGCTGGCCGATTCTACCTCGCGGTGGGCACAGGCTTTGCGCGAAATGTCGAACCGCATGGAAGAACTTCCCGGCCCCGATGCTTTCCCGATGGACTTGCCGGCTATTATTTCCAACTTTTACTCGCGCGCGGGTTTTGTAAATCTGAATAACGGAGAAACCGGCTCAGTAACTTTTATTGGTACCGTTTCGCCTGCAGGTGGTAATTTAAAAGAACCGGTTACCGAAGCCACAAAAAAAGCAGCGCGGTGTTTTTATGCCCTGTCGCAAAACCGCGCCGACAGTAAACGCTACCCCGCCATCGATGCAGTGGAAAGCTACTCGAAGTATCTCGAATATCCGGAGTATATCGACTATGTTTCAGAAGCCATTTCTCCGAAGTGGGTGGAGAATATTCTGCATGCCCGAAACATCCTTGTTCGGGGACGAGAAACCTACGAGCAAATAAATATTCTGGGCGATGACGGTGTACCGATTGAATACCACGAAACATTCTGGAAATCGGAGGTGATCGATTTTGTAATCCTGCAGCAGGATGCTTTTGACAAAATTGATGCATCAACACCCATCGATCGCCAACAGTACATGCTCGAAAAAGTACTCAATATTCATAATACCCGGTTTAGTTTCGAGCATTTCGAAGAGGTGAATCCCTATTTCAAAAAAATAATAAACGTGCTGAAACAAATGAATTACTCGGAGTTTAAATCGGAACAATTCAAGAAATTTGAAAAAGAATTGGAAGAAATAATAAACGGAAAGGCAGTTGCTGAGACCGAACAAATATAAATACGAAGAGAATGGAAACTACAGCTTTTCAGAAAATACATACCAAAGTTGATCAGATTACAAAAGCAACCTGTTCGTTACACGCCACGGGGGTTGGCAACGAGGAAATGGCCCTTGTAAACGACCGCTTGGCGCAGGTTGTTAAAATTGAAGGCGACCTGGTAACCTTACAGATTTTTTCGGGAACGGAAGGAATTCCCACCAATGCCGAAGTGGTATTTTTGGGACATGCACCGCAACTGGCTGTGGGCGACGAGCTGGCCGGACGATTCTTCAACGCCTATGGTCAGCCAATTGACGGCGGGCCTGAAGTAGACGGTAAATTAATAGAAATTGGCGGCCCGTCGGTAAATCCTGTTCGTCGGAAACAACCATCGGAATTGATTGCTACGGGAATTGCCGGAATCGATCTGAACAACACGTTGGTAACCGGACAAAAAATTCCGTTTTTTGCCGATCCCGATCAGCCTTACAACCAGGTTATGGCAATGGTAGCTTTACGTGCCAAAGCCGATAAAATTATTCTGGGCGGCATGGGAATTACCAACGATGATTACCTCTTTTTTAAAAACCTTTTTGAAAATGCCGGTGCCATCGATCGCATTATCAGTTTTGTAAATACCACCGAAAATCCTCCGGTTGAGCGATTGTTGGTTCCCGATATGGCCTTGTCGGCAGCCGAGTATTTTGCTGTAGAAAAAAATCAAAACGTACTGGTGCTTTTAACCGATATGACTTTGTACGCCGATGCGCTGAGTATCGTTTCGAACCGCATGGATCAAATTCCTTCGAAAGACAGTATGCCCGGTTCGTTGTACAGCGATCTGGCCAAATTGTATGAAAAAGCAGTGCAATTCCCCGATGGTGGTTCGATAACCATTATTGCGGTTACCACACTTTCGGGCGGAGACATTACTCACGCCATTCCCGACAACACCGGTTATATTACTGAAGGCCAACTTTTCCTTCGTAAAGAAACCGACATCGGCAAGGTTATTATCGATCCTTTCCGCAGTTTATCGCGCTTAAAACAGTTGGTAATTGGTAAAAAAACACGCGAAGATCATCCGCAGGTAATGAATGCCGCCATCCGATTGTATGCCGATGCTGCCAATGCAAAAACCAAAATTGAAAATGGTTTCGACCTGACCGATTACGACAAACGCACCATGAGTTTTGCCAAAGATTATGCAAACGAACTGCTTGCGATCGATATTAATATTGAAATTGATACGATGATTGATACCGCATGGAAACTATTCGATAAATATTTCTCGCACTCCGAAACAGGCATTAAAGCCGAGTTGGTTGAGAAATATGGAAAACAGATATAATAAAAAATTAAATGGAGTTGTTATGGAAAATCAATTAGTTACAATCCTTAGGATTTCGACACCTCAGCTCGGGTCTTTTGTAAAAGACAAGCTGGAGGAAAAAGGGATTGAAGTATTTTTCACCAACGAGGGAATGACCCCGGGTGAGCGATACAATCCCGATGAAGTGCTACTAAAAGTAAAGGCCCGGCAATCGGAAAAAGCCATTGCCCGGATTTTGCAGCTACACAAAGATTACGATCTCGATAAAGTAAAGGATGACGTAAGCTTTACCAACCTGAGAAAAATTCTCCTTCCGGTAAAATTGAGCGAAGACTGCATAGATCTGTGCAAATATGCCATTGGATTGGCCTTAAAAGAAAATGCAGAGATAAAAGTTTTATACGTCTATCCCGATCCGAATTTTAACGAACCCAGCCGCCATACCGCCTCGTGGGAAAAGTATGTAAGAATGGAGCTAAAAGAAGCCCATAAAAAGGCTCAACAGAAACTGGTAGATTTTAGTAGAAAACTGAAGGAACAGGTTCCACCCGAACTTTTTAATTCGGTAAAACTTCACTACCGTATGCTAAAAGGAACGCCTGAAAACGTAATCACAGCCTCATGTAAACGCTACAATCCCGATATCATTTTAATGGGAACACGAGCCACAAAACATGCCGATGGTGAGTTCCTGGGAAAAACGCTGATTAAGGTGATCGAACAAACACATCACTCGGTTTTGGCAGTTCCCTTATCTGCAGTTTTTAAAAGAAAAGAGCAGGTAAATGTAATGTACTCAACCGATTTTTACGATTCTGATAATTCGTCGCTAAACAAATTACTGAAGATACTGGAGCCGATTAAGAAAAAAATCTATTGCGTTCATTTTGATATCCAGAATGATAAGCAGCACCGGCAAAAAGTTGACGAGTTAAATGCGATGCTCGAAAGAGATTACAGTGCGTATAATATTAGATGTGAGCTTTTTGAGAGCAAAGACCTGATAAAAGGAATTGAGGAATTTGTAGCCCAAAAGGACGTCGATATCATTTCGCTTTCGAAAATAAAACATTCAGGCTTTTACAAACTGTTCCATACCGACCTGGTATCAAAACTTGTAGCGAAAGCAAATATTCCGATTCTGGTATTTCCGGTGTAAAACCTTAAAATGAAAAATTGGCTATAAAATTTCAATATAATAAAACGGCCCTACACGACCTGAATAAACAACTGAATATCAGGCTAAAGGCACTACCTACCTTAAAAAATAAGGAAGCCGCTCTTCGTTTGGAGGTAAAAAAGGCGAAAGACCAAACCGTTGATCTTGATGAGCGATTACAAATGAAGATTAGCGAAGAGGAACTTTCGGCCGGGTTGTGGAACGAGTTTTTACCCGATTTGATAAGAATAGAGAACGTTAGTATTTCGAGCAAAAAGATTGCAGGAGTCTCCATTCCTGTTATGAAAGAAATTGTTTTTAAGGAGAAAGATTTTAGCCTGTTCTCAAAACCCGATTGGTTTCCGGCTGGTATTTCGTTTGTAAAAGAACTGGCCGGCATTGTTACCGAGCACGAGTTTTATGCACGCAAAATGGCTTTGCTCGACAGGGCACGAAAAAAAACAACACAGAAGGTGAATCTTTACGAAAAAGTACAGATTCCGGGTTACGAAGATGCGATCAGGAAAATTAAACGATTTCTGGAGGACGAAGAAAACCTTTCGAAATCGGCACAAAAAATTGTTAAAAAACGACAGCAGAAACAAAAAGCAACGGCAGTATGATCGTTCCGATGTTAAAATATACTTTTCTGGTTTTTCACAGGGAATACGAAGATTTCCTGATTGAACTGAACAGGCTGGGCCTGGTACACATTGTTGAGCGCGACGTTGAGTTTTCGGAAGCAACAACAAAAAAAGTTACAAAGCTGAACAGCTATGAACGGGCAATTAGTTTTCTACAGAAAATAGAAAGTGAAACTGCAGAAAAACCGAAAAAAAATTCGGCATCGGAAATTCTTCAAGATCTGACAGAGAAACAAAAAGAACTGGAAGAACTGGAAACCCGGCTTGAGTCGTTAACAAAAGCCGCCCAAAAAGCATTGCCGTGGGGAGACTTTTCTCCGGAGCTAATCGAACAGCTAAAAACTAAAGGGATCCGTTTGCAATTTTACCAAACCTCAAAAAAGAAGTACAACGAACTGGAATGTAATTTTCCGGTCGTAATTGTTTCCGAAACAGGCAGTCAGGTACTTTTTGTGTACATTAAACAAAACGAAGAAAATATTGAAATTGATGCGGAACAACTTGAATTACCTCCTCTTCCCTACTCTGCAATTGAAAAACAGATTTGTGAAACAGAAGAACGAATAAAAGCGATCCATCAAACTTTTTACAGCTACGCCAACAACTCCATTTATTTGCTGGAAGAAGAAAAATCATCACTGATTCGTTCGCTTGAATTCGACAATGTGCTACGAAACACCAACAAAGAGGCAGAGGACAAATTAATGATTCTTGAAGGTTGGGTACCGCAAACTAAAACACCGGAGCTGAACCAATTTATGAAAGACAACGATGCGATTTATTATTCGCGCAAAGCCAAACCTGACGATAAAATTCCGGTTTTGCTCAGCAACAATCGTTTCAGCAAACTATTTGAGCCGATTGGCTCCATGTTCTCGCTACCTGATTATGCAGAACTTGATTTAACCGTTTTTTTCGCTCCGTTTTTTATGCTGTTCTTCGGTTTCTGCCTGGGTGATGCCGGCTACGGGTTACTGTTTGTAATTGGCGGCGGTTTGTATAAACTAAAAGCCAAGCAAGAATTTAAACCGTATTTAAGCCTGATACAGTTTTTAGGTGTTGCGACAATATTATTCGGAGCCATTTCTGGTAATTTCTTTGGTATCAATCTTATTGAAACAGATTTTGCTTTAACCGAAAAGATTCAGCATCTTTTCCTTAACCCTGATAAAATGTTTAACCTAGCACTGATACTAGGTGGCATACAAATCATTTTTGGATTATTTATTAAAGCAGCCAACCAAACAAAACAATTCGGTTTTAGCTATGCACTGGCAACATATGGCTGGCTGGTAATTTTAATTGGCAGCATTGGTTATGTGCTGCTTTCCGGCGCCGGAATTATTCCCAAAAACAAAACCATTTTATATGGTATAATTGCGCTGGGCGGATTTTTTATACTCTTTTTCAGCGATCCCGGCGTGAATGTTTTTGCCCGCATTGGCAAAGGTGTTTGGGATGTTTACTCAACTGTTACAGGTATTTTTGGCGATCTGCTTTCATACATCCGTCTGTTTGCATTGGGTTTATCGAGCGCCATTTTGGGTTTTGTTATCAACGATATTGGTCTGCAGATTCTTGGATCGTCAAAAATACTAGGCCCGGTATTTTTTGTCATTTTCCTTTTGCTGGGCCATACCTTAAACATTCTTATTTCGTCGCTTGGTTCGTTTGTACACCCCATGCGTTTAACATTTGTGGAGTTTTACAAGAATGCCGGGTTTAAAGGCGGAGGAGAAGAATACAAACCTTTTGGAAGGATGAAGGATTAATAATAAAGGATGAAAGATTAAGGATTAGTGATGAATTAGGAAAAATAAAACGAATAGAAAAATAAACTTTAAACAACTACGATTATGACAACTGCAGTTATTTTAGCCTACATAGGTTTAGCGATAATGCTCATTTTTTCAGGAATTGGAAGTGCTGTTGGAGTCTCAAAAGGAGGAAATGCCACAGTTGGCGCGTTGAAGAAGAAACCCGACAAATTTGGTAGTTACCTGCTGTTGAGTGCCCTGCCCGGTACTCAGGGATTATACGGTTTTGCCGGATTCTTTATTATTAACAGCCAGGGAATAATTACTCAGAACATGACCATGTTGCAAGGAGTAGCAATAATGGCGGCCGGATTAACACTGGGTTTTGTTGGATTTTTCTCGGCACTAAACCAGGGAGGCGTAACATCAAACGGAATTGCGGGTATCGGCTCGGGGCACGATATTTTTGGAAAAACAATGGTACTGGCCGTATTCCCAGAACTGTATGCAATTATTGCTTTTGCAGCTACTTTTTTGATTAGTATGAGTTTATAGCTGATATTGGATCACATTGAATTTCTGGTGGAGGATTATTTTATCGACGCCAGAGAATTGCGGCGCAAACAATTATTCCGTTTCAAAGAACTTACCGGTTGCGCCTTTGGTGTTCACCTGTTTTTAACCCGGGGCGAAACTCTTCCGAATGCCATTCGGAATCGTATGCCCCGGGCTAAAATAAGTCGCACTTTCAGCGCTCTATATTTCTCGTATCTTTCAACTTACAGCGCTGAAAGTGCTGTTTAATTCAGCCTTGGGCAAAGCTAATTGTCGACAGGCAATTGCGTCGCCCAAGTAAATAGGTTATGCATTTTAACAAGGCGCAAATGCAAAAGTCGATTGAAACGCAAAACCTTCATGCGCCGCATCTCTGTAGAAATTTGAAATATTAATCCACCGGATTTTCAATGTGATCCGTAATTTATAAGGAAATCTGTTCCTTAAAAAGCATAAAAAAAGGGAACAACTATTTTAGTTATTCCCTTAGTGGGAAGAGCAGGATTCGAACCTACGAAGGCTGAGCCAACAGATTTACAGTCTGCCCCGTTTGACCGCTTCGGTATCTTCCCTAAATATTTTAAAATGAGCCGAATCCCAGATTCGAACTGGGGACCCCGAGATTACAAATCACGTGCTCTGGCCAACTGAGCTAATTCGGCTTATTATTTTAATCTTTTTTAGAACGTTGCTGTTTCAAATCAGCGGCTGCAAAGGAAAGAATTATTTTTTAATTCTGCAATACCTTTTTTAAACTTTTCACCACTTTTTTTTGAACGCTTTTTCTTTTCGAAAAAAGTGGGTAAGCTACCTGTGTCGCACCGCTACAACCGCCTACCCTTGCTGCCTTCCGACCCTGGGGGGATTCAGCAGGAGCTGGTCGCACAGGACTTACCCGGCGACAAAAGTAGAAAATTTTGTTCTTCCGCCAAACAAAATCGTTCTGTCACGTAATTTTAAACATCGAATAAATACTTATCAGATTGAAAATGAAATACAACTGAATGAAATTTTTTGAGCATTTTTTTGCGTCATACGGGGCAAGCCCAACATTTTAAGAAATTATGTGAATTAAGCGAGCCCCAAGAACCGTTGTGCAACTATACATTGTTTTACGCAGATGCTACAAAAAATCATTTATATTTGTCATACCAATAATTAAAACAAACATCATGGAACAAAAATCATCACCTTTATTAAAATCATCTGTAACCTATGGCCTTTATGCGGCTTTAATTTCCATTTTTCTTAATGTAGTTATTTGGGCCGGTGGTATCATGGAATCATTAGGAATTTTTGGTTCGTTAATTGTTGCTCTTTTATCCTTTGTAATATCTTTTGTTGTACTATTTATTTTCACAAAAAATTACCGAAATAAAGAATTTGATGGTTACATTAGTTTTGCCGAAGCTTTTAAATTCGCCATGCTGGTAACCATTGTGTCAACAGTAATACTGATAATTTACACCTATGTTTTCCACAGTTTTATTGCGCCCGATTATATGGAGAACCTGATGGCAGCCATGCAGCAAAAAACGTTGGAATTTATGGAAAGCCGGGGTGTTCCTGATGCAAGTATAGACCAGGCGATGGAACAATTTAAAGAAATTCCGACCATTGCCAAAACATTGCGGCAGGCAGCCCTTTCAGGAATAATTGGAGGAGGCATAATTTCGCTGATTGTTGCGGCAATTGTTAAGAAGAAAGTTGAAGATTCATATTAATAATTTACAGAAGAGTTTTTAATGGATATTTCCGTAGTTATTCCGCTGTTTAACGAAGAAGAATCGCTACCCGAATTGGCAGCGTGGATAAAAAAGGTGATGGATGAAAATAACTTTACCTACGAAGTCATGATGATCGATGATGGCAGCCACGACAATTCATGGAGAGTGGTAAAACAACTTCAGAAAGAAAATTCGTGTATTAAAGGAATAAAATTCAGACGTAATTACGGAAAATCGGCAGCTTTATATTGCGGTTTCGAGGCAGTTCAGGGCGATGTGGTAATTACCATGGATGCCGACCTGCAGGACAGCCCCGATGAAATTCCGGAACTGTTCCGTATGATTAAGGAAGACGGTTTCGATTTGGTTTCGGGCTGGAAGAAAAAACGTTTCGACCCGGTTCTTACAAAAAACCTGCCCAGTAAATTATACAACTGGACCGTTCGCCGGATGAGCGGAATTAAGCTGCACGATATGAACTGCGGCCTGAAAGCTTACCGCAAAAATGTAATAAAAAGTATTGAAGTATACGGCGAAATGCACCGCTATATTCCAGTTCTGGCGAAATGGGCCGGCTACAAAAATATTGGCGAAAAAGTGGTGGTACATGCCGAGCGAAAGTACGGAGTTACCAAGTTTGGGCTGGAGCGTTTTATTCGTGGTCCGCTCGATTTACTTTCGGTAATGTTTATTTCGCGCTTTGTAAAGCGCCCCATGCACTTTTTCGGAATTTTGGGTGCGCTAATTTTCTTTATTGGTTTTGCATCTGCCGCATATCTTGGAATTCAAAAGATCATTCAGCTTAACCATGGAATTACAGGACACTTAATTACCGACAGCCCCTATTTTTATATATCATTAACCTCGATGATTATTGGCGGACAATTCTTTTTAGCCGGATTCCTTGGCGAATTAGTATCAAGAAGTTCGAGCGAGCGTAACAAATATCAAATCGACGTAAAAACATTTGAGTAAAGACTTATTATTTCATGGAGCAACAAAATATCCGTTTTCGTAAACAGCGCGACCTTGGCGTTGTTATTTCCGATTCGTTTGATTTTTTAAAACAAGAAGCAAAACCGATCATGCGTATGATTGGCATTTATGTGTTGCCTTTTGTTATTTTATATGCCGGTGTACAGGTTTATTTTCAGCGCAATGTGTTAAGTCAGTTCGATCTCACCAATCCTGAAAGTATTATGGCCGACATTGGTCCTTTTTACCTTAACCTGTTTATGTTTATGTTCTTTGGCCTTTTTGTGCAGTCGTTGCTGGTGGGCACCTATTACAGTTATATCGAGGCTTACATAAAACACGGAAAAGGTAATTTTCAATTGACCGATATCAGTTCGAAGTTTTTCTCCAATAGCCTGCTGGCACTCGGAGCCAACCTCATCTTTGTAATTATCGTATTTTTTGGCGCCATGATGTGTCTTGTGCCCGGACTGTATTTTGCTAATACCTTTTCAATAGTCGTATTTATTTTAATTTTCGAGAAGAAAGGAATTAGTGATGCACTCAGTCGCTCGTGGAAACTGGTGAATTCAAGCTGGTGGAATACACTTTTGATCAACCTGATTGCTGTAGTTATTGTATATGCTGTTGGCATTGTTC harbors:
- a CDS encoding V-type ATP synthase subunit A encodes the protein MATTGKVVGIISNLVVVKVDGPVSQNEICYINHDTVKLMAEVIRIGSENAYIQVFESTRGLKTGTPVEFTGHLLEAILGPGILSKNFDGLQHDLDKMEGVFLQKGDYTHPLEVDKDWSFKPLANVGDEVEAGSWLGEVKENWIAHKIMVPFTFEGDFKVKEIVATGDYKIEDTIAVLEDEDGNEHKISMIQKWPVKVPIKTYKNKPRPAKFLETGIRVIDSFTPIVEGGTGFIPGPFGTGKTVLQHALSKQADADMIVVAACGERANEVVEIFAEFPELDDPRTGRKLMERTTIIANTSNMPVAAREASVYTAMTIAEYYRSMGLKILLLADSTSRWAQALREMSNRMEELPGPDAFPMDLPAIISNFYSRAGFVNLNNGETGSVTFIGTVSPAGGNLKEPVTEATKKAARCFYALSQNRADSKRYPAIDAVESYSKYLEYPEYIDYVSEAISPKWVENILHARNILVRGRETYEQINILGDDGVPIEYHETFWKSEVIDFVILQQDAFDKIDASTPIDRQQYMLEKVLNIHNTRFSFEHFEEVNPYFKKIINVLKQMNYSEFKSEQFKKFEKELEEIINGKAVAETEQI
- a CDS encoding V-type ATP synthase subunit B; the encoded protein is METTAFQKIHTKVDQITKATCSLHATGVGNEEMALVNDRLAQVVKIEGDLVTLQIFSGTEGIPTNAEVVFLGHAPQLAVGDELAGRFFNAYGQPIDGGPEVDGKLIEIGGPSVNPVRRKQPSELIATGIAGIDLNNTLVTGQKIPFFADPDQPYNQVMAMVALRAKADKIILGGMGITNDDYLFFKNLFENAGAIDRIISFVNTTENPPVERLLVPDMALSAAEYFAVEKNQNVLVLLTDMTLYADALSIVSNRMDQIPSKDSMPGSLYSDLAKLYEKAVQFPDGGSITIIAVTTLSGGDITHAIPDNTGYITEGQLFLRKETDIGKVIIDPFRSLSRLKQLVIGKKTREDHPQVMNAAIRLYADAANAKTKIENGFDLTDYDKRTMSFAKDYANELLAIDINIEIDTMIDTAWKLFDKYFSHSETGIKAELVEKYGKQI
- a CDS encoding universal stress protein, which produces MENQLVTILRISTPQLGSFVKDKLEEKGIEVFFTNEGMTPGERYNPDEVLLKVKARQSEKAIARILQLHKDYDLDKVKDDVSFTNLRKILLPVKLSEDCIDLCKYAIGLALKENAEIKVLYVYPDPNFNEPSRHTASWEKYVRMELKEAHKKAQQKLVDFSRKLKEQVPPELFNSVKLHYRMLKGTPENVITASCKRYNPDIILMGTRATKHADGEFLGKTLIKVIEQTHHSVLAVPLSAVFKRKEQVNVMYSTDFYDSDNSSLNKLLKILEPIKKKIYCVHFDIQNDKQHRQKVDELNAMLERDYSAYNIRCELFESKDLIKGIEEFVAQKDVDIISLSKIKHSGFYKLFHTDLVSKLVAKANIPILVFPV
- a CDS encoding V-type ATP synthase subunit D, with protein sequence MAIKFQYNKTALHDLNKQLNIRLKALPTLKNKEAALRLEVKKAKDQTVDLDERLQMKISEEELSAGLWNEFLPDLIRIENVSISSKKIAGVSIPVMKEIVFKEKDFSLFSKPDWFPAGISFVKELAGIVTEHEFYARKMALLDRARKKTTQKVNLYEKVQIPGYEDAIRKIKRFLEDEENLSKSAQKIVKKRQQKQKATAV
- a CDS encoding V-type ATPase 116kDa subunit family protein translates to MIVPMLKYTFLVFHREYEDFLIELNRLGLVHIVERDVEFSEATTKKVTKLNSYERAISFLQKIESETAEKPKKNSASEILQDLTEKQKELEELETRLESLTKAAQKALPWGDFSPELIEQLKTKGIRLQFYQTSKKKYNELECNFPVVIVSETGSQVLFVYIKQNEENIEIDAEQLELPPLPYSAIEKQICETEERIKAIHQTFYSYANNSIYLLEEEKSSLIRSLEFDNVLRNTNKEAEDKLMILEGWVPQTKTPELNQFMKDNDAIYYSRKAKPDDKIPVLLSNNRFSKLFEPIGSMFSLPDYAELDLTVFFAPFFMLFFGFCLGDAGYGLLFVIGGGLYKLKAKQEFKPYLSLIQFLGVATILFGAISGNFFGINLIETDFALTEKIQHLFLNPDKMFNLALILGGIQIIFGLFIKAANQTKQFGFSYALATYGWLVILIGSIGYVLLSGAGIIPKNKTILYGIIALGGFFILFFSDPGVNVFARIGKGVWDVYSTVTGIFGDLLSYIRLFALGLSSAILGFVINDIGLQILGSSKILGPVFFVIFLLLGHTLNILISSLGSFVHPMRLTFVEFYKNAGFKGGGEEYKPFGRMKD
- a CDS encoding V-type ATP synthase subunit K, whose product is MTTAVILAYIGLAIMLIFSGIGSAVGVSKGGNATVGALKKKPDKFGSYLLLSALPGTQGLYGFAGFFIINSQGIITQNMTMLQGVAIMAAGLTLGFVGFFSALNQGGVTSNGIAGIGSGHDIFGKTMVLAVFPELYAIIAFAATFLISMSL
- a CDS encoding DUF4199 domain-containing protein codes for the protein MEQKSSPLLKSSVTYGLYAALISIFLNVVIWAGGIMESLGIFGSLIVALLSFVISFVVLFIFTKNYRNKEFDGYISFAEAFKFAMLVTIVSTVILIIYTYVFHSFIAPDYMENLMAAMQQKTLEFMESRGVPDASIDQAMEQFKEIPTIAKTLRQAALSGIIGGGIISLIVAAIVKKKVEDSY
- a CDS encoding glycosyltransferase family 2 protein, with amino-acid sequence MDISVVIPLFNEEESLPELAAWIKKVMDENNFTYEVMMIDDGSHDNSWRVVKQLQKENSCIKGIKFRRNYGKSAALYCGFEAVQGDVVITMDADLQDSPDEIPELFRMIKEDGFDLVSGWKKKRFDPVLTKNLPSKLYNWTVRRMSGIKLHDMNCGLKAYRKNVIKSIEVYGEMHRYIPVLAKWAGYKNIGEKVVVHAERKYGVTKFGLERFIRGPLDLLSVMFISRFVKRPMHFFGILGALIFFIGFASAAYLGIQKIIQLNHGITGHLITDSPYFYISLTSMIIGGQFFLAGFLGELVSRSSSERNKYQIDVKTFE